The following proteins are encoded in a genomic region of Protaetiibacter sp. SSC-01:
- a CDS encoding TetR/AcrR family transcriptional regulator: MAEKLSQRAIAQAALDVIDAEGIDALTMRKLAQHLGSSPMGLYTYFPDREALLDGVAQLLMAEVETPPEEVHWRDAMRFIMRSVRHVAMRHPNAARLINRFPPHTPDALAFVEAGFRSFRRAGFDELSTARCYRALAAYSLGTIDIELGGYFAPDARAVTSDSRDTIDTPTTGKLLPLVTEVSPILFTQDDAAEFEYGLELLLDGFADAMTRAGRSV, from the coding sequence ATGGCAGAAAAGCTCTCACAGCGGGCCATCGCGCAAGCGGCACTGGACGTCATCGACGCCGAGGGCATCGACGCGCTGACGATGCGGAAGTTGGCACAGCATCTCGGCTCTTCGCCAATGGGTCTCTACACCTACTTCCCCGACCGCGAGGCGCTGCTGGACGGAGTCGCGCAGCTTCTCATGGCGGAGGTGGAGACTCCGCCCGAGGAGGTGCACTGGCGTGACGCAATGCGCTTCATCATGCGGTCCGTGCGGCACGTGGCGATGCGTCACCCGAACGCTGCGCGGCTCATCAATCGCTTTCCTCCGCACACCCCCGACGCGCTGGCTTTCGTCGAAGCAGGTTTCCGCAGCTTCCGCCGCGCAGGCTTCGACGAACTCAGCACCGCCCGCTGCTACCGCGCTCTCGCCGCGTACTCTCTCGGCACCATCGACATCGAACTCGGCGGGTACTTCGCACCCGACGCACGTGCCGTCACCTCGGACAGTCGGGACACCATCGACACACCGACGACGGGCAAACTGCTTCCGCTTGTCACCGAAGTCAGCCCCATCCTTTTCACGCAGGATGACGCGGCCGAATTCGAATACGGTCTCGAGCTGCTCCTCGACGGGTTCGCCGACGCGATGACCCGCGCCGGCCGCTCGGTCTGA
- a CDS encoding GNAT family N-acetyltransferase, with protein MVEIREATPVDASVLDEMVRELAAHEDSLEHVHVDADAWRRLLVRPDVTVLIAESDGAVIGFTSTVRRLHLWSGGDLLALDDLYVRPEHRDKGVGGALMSAVARLAARDGLSVIWGVRLDNHSGQRFYARLGATLNTKMTASWTPDSYRRHLTTTAR; from the coding sequence ATGGTGGAAATCAGGGAAGCTACCCCCGTCGACGCCTCAGTGCTCGACGAGATGGTGCGTGAACTCGCGGCGCACGAGGACTCGCTCGAGCACGTGCATGTGGACGCCGATGCGTGGCGGCGCCTTCTCGTACGGCCGGACGTGACCGTGCTGATCGCGGAATCCGACGGGGCCGTGATCGGGTTCACCTCGACGGTGCGCCGCTTGCACCTGTGGAGCGGGGGCGACCTGCTGGCGCTGGACGACCTCTACGTCCGCCCCGAGCACCGCGACAAGGGAGTCGGCGGCGCGCTGATGTCCGCGGTCGCCCGGCTCGCCGCCCGCGATGGCCTCTCCGTCATCTGGGGAGTGCGCTTGGACAACCACTCCGGGCAGCGGTTCTACGCCCGCCTCGGCGCCACCCTCAACACCAAGATGACCGCCAGCTGGACACCCGACAGCTACCGCCGCCATCTCACCACGACCGCCCGCTGA
- a CDS encoding ABC transporter ATP-binding protein, with amino-acid sequence MTFQHAIEATGLVKTYGTGPTAVRALDHASLSIGRGRFTAIMGPSGSGKSTLMHAMAGLDTVDAGSIRLGDLELVGLSEKKRTLLRRTRIGFIFQSYNLIPALTAKENIELPLRLAGKKADSGWLLELATTLGIADRLTHRPSELSGGQQQRVAVARALAARPEVVFADEPTGALDSRASTALLTFLRRAAHDLGQTIVMVTHDPVAAGYADRVDFLSDGRVVDGFDSPTAASVLDRMARFDMERDEVSA; translated from the coding sequence ATGACGTTCCAGCACGCCATCGAGGCCACCGGCCTCGTCAAGACCTACGGCACGGGACCCACCGCGGTCCGCGCCCTCGACCACGCGTCCCTCAGCATCGGCCGCGGTCGATTCACCGCCATCATGGGCCCGTCCGGCTCCGGCAAGTCCACTCTCATGCACGCCATGGCGGGACTCGACACCGTCGACGCCGGCAGCATCCGGCTCGGCGACCTTGAACTGGTCGGGCTGAGCGAGAAGAAGCGGACGCTGTTGCGCCGCACTCGCATCGGCTTCATCTTCCAGTCGTACAACCTCATACCCGCTCTCACCGCCAAGGAGAACATCGAGCTGCCCCTGCGCCTAGCCGGTAAGAAAGCCGACAGCGGTTGGTTGCTTGAGCTCGCCACCACCCTCGGGATCGCCGACCGGCTCACCCATCGCCCTTCCGAGCTGTCCGGGGGACAGCAGCAGCGCGTCGCCGTGGCCCGCGCCCTCGCTGCCCGCCCCGAGGTCGTCTTCGCCGATGAACCCACCGGTGCGCTGGACTCCCGCGCCAGCACGGCGCTGCTGACCTTCCTCCGTCGTGCCGCGCACGACCTGGGGCAGACCATCGTCATGGTCACCCACGATCCGGTCGCCGCCGGCTACGCCGACAGGGTGGACTTCCTCTCGGACGGGCGGGTCGTGGACGGATTCGACAGCCCGACTGCCGCGTCCGTGCTCGACCGGATGGCTCGGTTCGACATGGAGCGCGACGAGGTGTCAGCATGA